The genomic window CACCATTAAAGAACTTGGACATTCCCATTATTGGAGTTTTAAATAAAATAGATCTATCAGACCAAAGTAAGGTGGAAGAGATGTCTGATATTCTAAAGGAAAAATTTGGTCTAAAAGAGGTCATCCCTGTTTCTGCCTTGCACGATTTTGGTGTGGATGTACTAGAGCGAAGAGTGAAAGAACTGATCCCTGAGTCTCCGCCTTATTATGAGAAGGATGCGTTAACAGATCGACCTATGCGCTTTTTTGTAGAAGAGAGAATTCGTGAGAAGATTTTAACTCACTATAAAAAGGAAATTCCCTATTCAGTGGAAATCCAAGTGGAGGAATACAAAGACGAAGAAAATATTGTCAGGATCTCCGCTGTGATCTATGTAATGCGAAAGAGTCAAAAAGGGATTCTGATCGGCCACCAAGGGGCTGGGCTAAAACGAGTAGGTACTGAGGCCAGAAAGGACCTGGAAAAGTTTCTCGATAAGAAAGTCTTTCTTCAACTATATGTGAAGGTTGATGAAGACTGGAGAAACAAAGAGAACAAACTGAAGAATTACGGATACAAAGGATAATCATGCCCAATATAGTTGCAATAGTAGGAAGACCCAATGTGGGCAAATCCACTCTTTTCAATCGCCTAACCGAGACGAGAGATGCGGTAGTAGATCCTACCAGCGGGGTAACCCGAGATCGTCACTACGGTAAAGCTGAATGGACGGGATGGGAATTTTCTGTGATTGATACGGGAGGATATACCGTCAATAGCGAAGATGTCTTCGAGGAGGAGATAAAGAAGCAAGTAGAGTTGGCCATTGAGGAGTGCAGTTCCATTATCTTTTTGAATGACGTTACTACAGGTATCACGGATCATGATGAGGCAATTGCCGCTTTATTGAGAAAATCTGATAAGCCTATTCTAACCGTTGCCAACAAGGTAGATACCAACGATCGTATCGTACAAGCCTCTGAGTTTTACTCTTATGGTTTAGGGGAAGTTTATTGCGTTTCAGCTGCAAATGGTGGAGGAACAGGCGATCTTCTTGATGCTCTGGTTGCTACCTTTCCTGAGAAGATTCAGGAGCCCGAAGATGATATTCCAAAGATTTCGGTAGTTGGAAAACCGAACGTAGGGAAGTCTTCATTCATCAATGCTCTTCTTGGAAAGGAAAGAAACATTGTTACTGATCAAGCCGGTACCACGCGCGATTCGGTATTCACTCGCTATAATGCGTACGGATTTGATTTTAACTTGGTCGATACAGCTGGTATCCGGAAGCGAAGTAAGGTACATGAGGACATCGAGTTTTACTCCGTACTGCGCTCAGTAAGGAGCATTGAAAACAGCGATGTATGTATCCTAATTCTTGATGCTACTGAAGGAATTCAAAAGCAGGACCTCAACATCTTCAATATGATTGAGAAGAACGGGAAAGGTGTTGTGATTCTTGTGAATAAGTGGGATTTGGTGGAAAAGGATACCAACTCCACAAAAGTCTATGAGGACAAAATTCGCGATCGCATTGCTCCGTTCAATGACGTGCCGATAGTATTCACTTCAGCGCTTACTAAGCAGCGAATTCACAAAGCGATTGAAGAAGCTTTGAGCGTTTATGATCGATTGAAAACACGAATTCCCACTTCGAAACTCAACGAAGTATTTCAACCAATTTTTGAGTTTAGACAACCGCCTGCGTACAAAGGGAAGTACATTCGCATAAAATACCTGATGCAATTGCCAACTTCTAAAGTGGCTTTTGCCTTTTACTGCAATCTCCCTCAGTATATTAAGGAACCGTATCGTAGGTTTTTAGAAAATCAATTCAGGGAAAATTTCAACTTAGAAGGAATTCCCATAATGATTTTCTTTAGAAAGAAGTAGTCACAAAAGACACAAAATTTAACCCCATAAAAAATCCCACTCTCGAGTGGGATTTTTGATTACTGCTTTGTTATTGTCGAAAATATTAAAGGCCAAAAGCTTTTTTGATATCATCCACACGGTCAAGCTTCTCCCATGTGAATAGCTCTACCTCGACTTCCTTGGAGACGGTTGCATTTCCGTTGGAGCGGGTGAATGTTTTTGTTACCAACTCAGGAGTTCTTCCCATGTGGCCATAAGCTGCAGACTCTCCGTAAATAGGTTGTCTTAGTTTCAGGTCGCGTTCAATCATTCCGGGTCGAAGGTCGAATAGATCGGTTACCTTTTTAGCGATTTCACCATTGGACAAGTTCACGTTTGATGTTCCGTAAGTATCGATATACACTCCTGTCGGCTCAACAACTCCGATGGCATAAGAGACCTGAACCAATACTTGATCGGCCACTCCTGCTGCTACTAAGTTTTTAGCAATGTGTCGAGAGGCATAAGCTGCCGAACGATCTACTTTACTAGGGTCTTTTCCACTGAAAGCACCACCACCATGAGCACCTTTTCCTCCGTAAGTATCCACGATTATTTTTCTTCCCGTCAATCCTGCATCACCGTGTGGTCCACCGATAACGAATTTACCTGTTGGGTTGATGTGGTAAACGATGTCATCTGTGAATAAATCCTGAATGTGATGAGGAAGCTGTGCTACCACTCGTGGCATCAATATATTGATCAAATCCTTTCGAATTTCACCGCACATATCAGCCTCGGCTTTTTTCTTTGTAGCGTGATCGTTTGATTCAGCCATAACGAACTCATCGTGCTGGGTAGAAACTACGATAGACAAAATTTTCTGAGGTTGGTGATCGTCATTGTACTCAATAGTTACCTGCGACTTCGCGTCAGGACGTAAATATGGAATTTCCTTTCCTTCTCTTCTTAGTTCGGCAAGTACGCGCAAAATTCGATGTGATAAATCCAATGCCAACGGCATGTAATTATCTGTCTCATTAGTCGCATAACCGAACATCATTCCTTGGTCGCCAGCTCCTTGATCCTCAGGGTTTCCACGGTCTACACCTTGGTAGATATCGGGTGATTGCTCGTGAAGAGCACTCAATACACCACAGCTATTGGCCTCGAACATGTATTCGCTCTTGGTATAACCAATTCGCGTAATGACATCTCTTGCAATATTCTGAATGTCCACATACGTATCCGATCGCACCTCTCCGGCGATCACTACTTGGCCAGTTGTAACTAATGTTTCGCAGGCTACTTTTGACGTTGGGTCAAAAGCTAGGAAATTGTCCAAAATTGAATCGGAAATCTGATCGGCAATTTTGTCCGGGTGCCCTTCAGACACCGACTCGGAAGTGAAGGAGTAAGGCATGAAATATTTTAAGTTTTTTGTTAGTGTCCCGTTCGGAAAGGCCAATAGAAAATGCATTTTTTAGCATTTTTTACTGTGGTTGCAATAGGCCAAATCTTTCCACGGAAGTGGCACAAAAATAGAAAAAAAGAGACGTTGAAAACCTCTATTTCGTCAAGGACTTGAAAACATCTTCCAATCGACGTTCTTCCTTTCGTAACTCTTCAATATCGAGACCTTCGCGTGAAGCCAATTTCGAGAGTTCTCCGGTTAGTCCGTTTCCTTTTTCTGCGGAAACCAAATATTGACCCGAACCCAATCCCTTCACCTTCGTCACTCCGGGAAGGGCTTGAATCAATTCTGTATTGAGCTTACCATTTACATGGAAAAACACAACGTCTGATACGGCCTCTTCCTTCAGGTGAGTCATGCTATCATCGGCTACAATTTCACCTTTCTTAATGATAATCACTCGATCACAAATGGCCTCCACCTCTTGCATAATGTGCGTGCTGAGCAAAACTGATTTCTCCTTTCCGATTTTCCGAATCAAGGATCGAATGTCTTCCAATTGATTGGGGTCGAGCCCTGATGTGGGCTCATCCAGTATGAGAACTTCCGGGTCGTGAAGCATTGCCTGAGCCAAACCTACACGTTGCTTGTATCCTTTTGAGAGTTCACCGATCTTTTTATGACTCTCAGGGCTGAGGCCCACCGCTTCGATCATTTCCTCCACACTCTGTTTCTTGTTTTTCAACCCATACATTCCTCCTACAAAGGACAAGTATTCGCGAATGTACATTTCGTGGTAAAGCGGATTGCTCTCAGGGAGGTAGCCTACTCTTTTTCTTACGTCAATAGGCTTTTCATTCACGTCAAACCCTGAGACGTCAACGCTGCCTTCATCCGCAGGCAAGTAGGTGGTGATGATTTTCATCATCGTTGACTTACCTGCACCATTAGGTCCTAAGAATCCTACTACTTCACCTTTCTTTACTTCAAAAGATACTCCTTTTAAGGCCGCCTGGCTTCCGTAATACTTTGATACATTTTCGACTTTGATCGACATAGGCTGACGAAATTATACAACTTTCTTTGATCTATGCTACTTTAGCTTCCGCAATGCAGGAAGGGCTCGTAATAAAAAGCACAGGCAGTTGGTATACTGTTGAAACAACGCAAGGAGAAATTATAGATTGTCGCGTTAGAGGAAAGCTACGCATTAAAGGCATTCGTTCCACTAATCCTGTTGCCGTTGGTGATGTGGTGGATATAGATGGCGGGGCTGATAGCTATGTCATTTTAAATATTCACGAGCGTAAAAACTACATCGTTCGTAAATCGGTCAATCTTTCTAAGCAAAGTCACATTATAGCGGCCAACTTAGATTTAGCGGCGATCGTTGTTACGTTAAAAAATCCGACGACCTTCCCGACTTTCATCGATCGATTCTGTGTAGCGGCTGAGGCGTACCACATTCCTGTAGCGGTGGTCATCAACAAAGCTGACCTGCTGGATCGAGAAGAGCTTGAGATGGCTAATCATTTTTTAAGTGTCTATGCGAGCTTAGGTTATCAGACCTTAATCACTTCGGCAGAAGCGGCACAAGGACTTGAGGAATTCAAAAACCTCCTCGAAAACAAAACCGTTTTATTGACCGGACATTCTGGCGTTGGAAAATCCAGATTGGTCAATGCCATTGATCCAAACCTCAATGCAAAGGTTGGCGAGATTTCTGATTTCCATCAAATGGGAAAGCATACGACGACCTTTGCACAAATGCATCACCTCAGTTTTGGAGGGTACATTGTGGATACACCTGGGATTCGCGGTTTCGGATTGGTGCATTTTGAAAAAGAAGAATTGGCAGGATATTTCCCCGAAATGCGTCGCCTATTACCTGACTGCAAATACTACAATTGTATTCACGACAATGAACCGGGCTGCGCTGTGAAGGCAGCTTTGGATACTGGAGAAGTGGCGCGAACCCGCTACAACAGTTATTTAAATATGCTCCAAGAAACGGATGAACAAACCTTCAGAACATGAAAGCGGTTATTCAGCGGGTGCGAAAATCCAAAGTAGAAATTGACGATGAAGTCAAAGGTGAAATAGGCACCGGACTTAATGTCCTGGTAGGAGTGGGGCAAGATGATACCGAGGAGGATGCTAATTGGCTGGCAGCCAAAATCGCGACTTTGAGAATTTTCAATGACAAAGACGGCCTGATGAACCTCTCGGTGAATGAAGTAAGAGGAGATGTATTGGCGATAAGCCAATTCACCTTGCATGCCAAAACCAAGAAGGGTACAAGACCTTCATACATTCGAGCAGCTAAGCCCGATCTTGCCGTGCCGCTTTACGAGCATTTTTTGAAAGTGCTCCAGCATGAAGTGTTTGGTAGAGTAGAGTCAGGGATTTTCGGTGCTGATATGAAAGTAATGATTGAAAACGATGGGCCCGTGACTATTCTCATCGATACAAAAAACAAAGACTGATGGAGATAAAAGAATTGCAGGAGCAAGTCGATGCGTGGATAAAACAATATGGAGTGCGCTACTTCAATGAGCTGACCAATATGGCCATCCTTACGGAAGAAGTAGGGGAGTTAGCACGTATCATATCTCGACGCTACGGCGAACAGTCAGAGAAAGAAAGCGACAAGAACAAAGACTTGGGAGATGAGATGGCTGATGTGCTTTGGGTGCTGACCTGTCTGGCAAATCAAACAGGGATAGACTTGGAAAAAGCCGTTCAGAAAAACTTTGAAAAGAAGACTGGGCGAGACAACAAAAGACATTTCGATAACCCTAAGTTGAAGGAGTAAAAAATTGTGAAACTAAAATAGATTCGACGCGTAAAAGGAGACAGAATCATATGATTCGTTCCCCTTTAAAAACAAGTTTAATCCTCAACAGCAGCGCTGATTCTTTAATGAATCGGCGCTTTTTTTTATTGTATGAAAAAGCCGCTCTTTATGGAGCGGCTTTTAATATTCTGAGACCTTAGTGGCTATTCGGCCAAGATGATCACTTTGTTGTCTTTCACTTCAGCCACGCCACCGTCGATGTCAAAGGTTGTTTCCTTTCCTGAAGCATCGGTTACTTTCACCTGTCCTTTTTTGAGGGCAGAGATAAGCGGAGCGTGACGGTCGAGAATACCCAGACTTCCGTCGATACCGGGAACCGTCACAGAAGTGGCGTCGCCTGAATATAGACTCTCATCGGGTGTAATGATGTCAACGTTCATGTCTTATTTGTTATCAGCGAGCATTTTCTCTCCCGCTTCGATTACGTCGTCAATGTTTCCTTTCAAGTTGAAAGCTGCTTCAGGATACTGATCTAGCTCTCCATCGAGAATCATGTTGAATCCTTTGATACATTCTTCAATCGGAACCAATACACCTTCAAGACCTGTAAACTGCTCTGCTACGTGGAAGGGTTGCGAAAGGAATCGCTGTACACGACGTGCTCTGTGCACAATTTGCTTATCCTCTTCACTCAATTCATCCATACCCAAAATGGCGATGATGTCTTGAAGTTCCTTGTAGCGTTGAAGTGTTTCTTTCACCCGTTGTGCACAGTCATAGTGCTCGTTTCCTACGATTTCTCTAGAAAGAATTCGAGACGTTGAATCCAATGGATCCACCGCAGGATAAATTCCCAGCTCAGCAATCTTTCTCGAAAGTACCGTAGTTGCATCCAAGTGAGAGAATGTCGTCGCGGGTGCAGGGTCAGTCAAGTCATCCGCAGGCACGTAAACCGCTTGTACAGATGTGATCGATCCACGCTTGGTAGAAGTAATTCGCTCTTGCATGGCACCCATCTCAGTAGCGAGTGTAGGTTGATAACCTACCGCTGATGGCATACGACCTAGAAGTGCTGATACCTCAGAACCTGCTTGGGTAAATCGGAAAATGTTATCGATGAAGAAAAGGATGTCTTTTCCTTGTCCGTCTTCTTCTCCGTCACGGAAATATTCCGCCATAGTCAATCCTGATAGCGCAACACGTGCACGTGCCCCCGGGGGTTCGTTCATCTGACCGAATACGAAAGTGGCTTGTGAAGTCTTCATTTTCTCCTTGTCAACTTTTGACAAGTCCCATCCACCGCTTTCCATGCTTTCCATGAAATCATCACCATAGGTGATAATCCCTGACTCAAGCATCTCGCGAAGAAGGTCGTTTCCTTCACGGGTTCTTTCACCTACTCCTGCGAATACTGAAAGGCCGGAGTAACCTTTTGCAATATTGTTGATCAACTCCTGAATCAATACGGTTTTACCAACTCCCGCACCACCGAAGAGACCAATCTTTCCTCCTTTCGAATAAGGCTCGATAAGGTCAATTACTTTAATACCGGTGTATAGAATTTCGTTCGCTGTCGAAAGATTTTCGAATTTCGGAGCTGCACGGTGAATCGGTGAACCACCTTCTTTTGAAACATCGCCAATACCATCAATGGCATCGCCGGTTACATTGAAGAGGCGTCCTTTCACTTGCTCGCCGATTGGCATTACAATCGGATTTCCCGTGTTTACCACTTCGGTTCCTCTTGCGATTCCGTCGGTAGCTTCCATTGCGATGGTACGCACGGTATCTTCACCTACGTGTTGTTGACACTCAAGAACCAATTTAGAGCCATCAGCTCTTGTGATTTCCAAAGAGTCATAAATGTTCGGCAAATTTTGCTCATCCGCAAAACTTACGTCAATTACCGGTCCGATGACCTGGACTACTTTACCGGTATTTTTCGCCATTTTTGTTGTGTTAAGATTTGACTTTTAGGGTCGCTAAATTGCGGTGCAAAGCTAAAATTTAACTTGGTTATTACCAACCCGTTTAGCGCATTTAATTTTTCATAATTTTGAAGCCGCTTTGCAGCGCTAATCCTATTAAACAAAGGAGACTAACTTGGAAGTATACCACGATGTTGCCGATTTTCATCCTACCTCTGGTACCATCGTTACGGTGGGAACATTTGATGGAGTTCACATCGGGCATAAAACCATTATCAATCGCATCAATGAATTGGCAAAAAATCAAAACGGCGAATCCGTTCTTTTGACTTTTTGGCCACACCCTAGGTTGGTGCTCTTTCCAGATGATAACGAACTGAAGCTTCTTTCCACCCTTAGAGAAAGAATTGAGCTCTTGAGGGAATCAGGAATTGATCATTTGATCATCCATCCCTTTTCAGTCGATTTTAGTCGGATCACTGCGGTGGAATACGTTCGCGATATTTTGGTGAGAGACCTCAACGTCTCCAAATTAGTCATAGGCTATGACCATCATTTCGGTAGGAACCGTGAGGGTAATTTGGAGGAGCTTAAGAGTGTAGCCCCTGATTACGGTTTTGAAGTAGAGGAGATCTCAGCACAAGAAATTGACGACGTCAATGTGAGCTCTACAAAAATTAGAAATGCGTTATTGGATGGAGATTTGGCTAAGGCCAATGAGTTTTTGGGGTATCGGTACTCCGTTTCCGGTAAGGTTATAAAAGGACAGGAAATTGGCCGCAGTATTGGTTTTCCCACGGCCAACTTAGAACCTGATGAATCCTACAAATTGATTCCCGGTAACGGAGTATACTCTGTGGCTGTTGATTATGATGGGAGAATCTATCGCGGAATGGCTAATCTCGGGAATCGCCCTACTGTGAGTGATTCTGAAGATCGAATTTTAGAAGTCAATCTATTTGAATTTGACGGAGACCTTTACGAAAAGGAAATCAAGGTTACCTTCGTGGATCGAATTCGCGATGAGATCAAATTTGAAAGCCTTGAACAACTTCGTGCCCAGCTTCAAAAGGATGCTACTGTGGCTGGTCGTCACCTCGACGATCTTTCTGACCACGATATCATTTACTAGGGTTTCTCCCTGCACCGGTGTTAAAAACGGGCTTCTTTCCTTGAAAGGTCAGCAAGCAGCCGAATTGGATCATTTCTGCGATTGCTCATTTGAGAAGCTCCAAATCAAGAGGGCTTCATTGGTTAATCTTCCCGCTTGTGTAAGAAGTATGGATTTGACTTCTCTCAAAATTGAGAATGCACCATTGGTCAAACTCCCTGACGGAATACTGAGCTTAAAGAGGTTGGAAGAGCTCTCTTTCAAGCACACAGCACTTCCTTTTCTTCCAGAAGAAATCAATCAACTCAAGTCATTACGACGGCTCGATTTGCGCGGAACGGAGATCAATTCTCTACCGGAAGGCCTGGATCATTTGGAGAAGATCGACCTGCGCTTTACCAAAATCAATAAGTCGGATCAGAAGGCTATTCGAAATCAATACCCGCAAGTAAAAATATTCTTTTCATCACCTTGCAATTGCAAATAATATGACCGCTACAGTAGAAGTATCCATGTATCCATTGCGCGAAGATTACGAAGAGCAGATTCTAGCTTTTCTCGCTTTGCTTCACAGAGAATCAGAATTGGTGATTCGTGTAAATGCTATGAGCACTCAGGTGAAAGGCGATTATGATTTGGTGTTCGAGACATTGAAGAATGCGACCAAGGAGGTTTATAAAAACGGAGTGAAAGCCTCATTCGTGATGAAGGTTTTGCAGGCAGATCTCGATTTGGGCTATAGTTATGACGCCTGAAACGCTTGAATATACCGCCGTGGCTTTCAACATCGGATACGTGATATTGGCTGCGCGTGAGAATATTTGGTGTTGGCCATTGGGAATTATCGGATCTGCATTGAGCATTTGGCTTTTTATCGATTCGAAAATCTATGCCGAGTCGGTGCTATTCACATATTACGTTATCATGGGGTTTTACGGCTGGAGGGCTTGGAATCGAGGAAAAAGCGATTCCGGCAAATTTGAAATCAGAACCTTGACTATTCCGATTCACTTGGGTATTCTGCTTGGAGGATATGCCGCTACCGTTGGGCTTTTTTTTCTTCTGAAGACATTCACGGATGCTGAGATGCCACTGCTTGATTCCTTCACCACCATCTTTAGCTTCATTGCCACCTGGATGGTCGCCAAGAGAATCATCGAAAATTGGCTTTACTGGATTTGCATCAATGCCTTAACCATTTATCTTTATTATTCTCGCGATCTCAATGTCTATGCAATGCTTTCAGTGGTCTACACTGTTTTGGCCGTTTACGGTTATTTCGCTTGGCGAAAAGATTTTGAAAAACAAACCCTCACCTCATGATTCGCATTGCTATCACAGGTCCTGAAAGCAGCGGGAAGTCTGATTTGGCGAAAGCCTTAGCACAACATTTCGATACGACGCATGCCCCCGAGTATGCCCGCATATATTTGGAAAAGAACGGGCCCGAATATGCCTACCAAGACTTGGATGAGATTTGTCGAGGTCAAATAGCCCAGGAACAAAAGGCCTTGGCTGCGGCCAAAAGAATCTGCTTCTTCGATACCGATATGTTGGTTCTAAAAATCTGGTCGAAATTTCGCTTCGGCCGAGTTTCTAATGTCATCGAACAAGCCATGAGCGAAAGAAAATACGATCACTATTTGCTTTGCAAGCCCGATCTACCGTGGTCATTAGACCCTCTTCGCGAAAGTCCATCTGACGCAGAGCGGAATGTTTTATTCACTTTTTACCGAAATGAATTGGAAAGCGGTCGCTGCTCTTATTCCATCGTAGAAGGTGAGGAGAATGAACGACTTCATTCAGCAGTCAGCGCCTTAGAAAGGCTGAAGTTGGTTTAAACATGCAGAATAGTCTTAAAAAAACAATCGACCACTTTTCTATGTCAAAATCCTTGATTTGAAATTTCAACCGATTACATTTGACCCATCTCACAGGGGTGCCTTACACGAAACGGTCAAACGAGACCATTCATAAAGGCTGAGATCATACCCTATGTCCTCAAATCGTAGAGGACATATACCTGATCCGGATAATGCCGGCGTAGGGAGCTAATTGTTTTGGTTATCGACTGCCCCCAAGCACGAGACCTCAACTAAAAAATTAATTGAAATGATTCAAAAATTAAGTTCAGCCATAGCGGCTGTGATGTTCCTGTTTGCAGGAGCAAATGGACAAGATCTGATCCAAGGAACGGTGATGGATGCGGACGGTAATCCGCTGGTAGCGGCTACTGTTCAAATTTATGGTAAATCGCTTGGCACTTATTCCAATGCTAAGGGAGCCTACAAATTCTCCAATTTGAAGTCTGGAGATTATACCCTCTTGTTTTCATATTTAGGTATGGAGCCTGTGAAGAAAGAGGTCACGCTTTCGGGCGTTGCGGTTGTGGATGTTGTGATGCAATCCAGTACCTATGTTTCTGAAGGCGTCACCATTACAGCGGTGCGCGCCGAGGCGGATGAGCCCGTCTCGCAAGTGACACGTGGCCTCAAGACCATCGAGTCAAATTTTCAAGGGCAGGACGCGGGGTTTTTATTGGAAAAATTATCTCCATCCATCGTTACCTATTCTGAAAGTGGAACGAATTTCTCGAATTATGCGGGATTCCGTTTGCGCGGAATGGATCAAACTCGGGTCAATATGACCCTCAATGGAGTTCCATTGAACGACATGATTGACCAAGGAGTATTCTTTTCAAACTTCACAGATTTTGGAAATAGTATTCAATCGGTTCAAATCCAGCGAGGTGCTGGAACGAGCTCCAACGGAACATCGTCGTATGCGGGTTCTATCAACTTTGAATCGATCAATGTATACGATACCGTTCCTTCGGCTCAGGTGCAGCTCACTGGCGGATCCTTCAACACCTTTCGCGCCAGCGCCGAAGTGCAAACAGGCAGAATGGAAAACAATTTGGCTTTCTACGCTCGATATGCTGGAATGACTTCAGATGGGTACCGAGATAACACGGGTACAGATTCGAGATCGTTTTTCTTTTCAGGAGCTTATTTTGCCAAAAAGCATACTCTGAAATTTACGGGTTTCGTTGGTCGATCTCAGAATGAACTCGGCTATTCCCCCGTTTCCATTGAGGACATCCGGAATAATCCCAGAACCAACTATATCTCGCCAAACGATGTGGATGACTTCGGGCAATGGATGGCGCAGTTTCAGCACAATTACGAAATCAACAAGCGAATATCTCTAGTCAGCACAGTTTATGTTAACGGAGCTGGTGGCGATTTCCCTTTTGGATTTGAGGATGAGGCTGGTGCGTTTACACAAATCAATTATCCGCTATACAACCAGCACATTGGAGCTATGTCGCAGCTCAATGTCCGGTCGGATGACAATAAAACTCGAATGAATTTTGGCCTGCATGGATATACATTCGGCCGTGAGAACATCGAGCAGATTATTCCCGATTACGACAATCCTTATTATGAAGATGAGTCGCGGAAAAACGAATTCGCTGCCTTTGCGAAAGCCCGCCACTCATTTGGATCGTTAACGGTATTTGGAGATGTACAGATTCGTGCAGTGCAATTGGCGTTAACACCTGATAGCGAATTTCTTGGGTCTGACACTGCCATTCCTGATCGTGAGTGGTTGTTTGTAAACCCGCGAGCTGGAGTAACGTATGCGTTCACCGATCGGATCAGCGGATACGCCTCGATTGGACGGACGGGTCGCGAACCAACGAGGTTCGATATTCTTGGTTCAACACAAATAAACGCGGGGAACATCGGTATTGCTCAAAATGAAAATTCGGTAAAGCCCGAATATGTGAATGATCTGGAGGTAGGAGCCAAGCTTCAAGGTCAGAGTTTCGCCGTGAACGCGAATTTCTTCTTTATGCAATTTGAAAATGAGATTGCTCCTATTGGAGCTTTTATTCCGGAAGGGTTCGTTCAAGTTTATGAAAATCAAGAATCCAGCTACCGAACCGGTATTGAACTGGACTATTCGTGCCGTATACTTCCGATACTAAGGTTATTTGGAAATGCGACCTATATGCAGAGCCGTATTTCTGAATATATTCCCACCGACAGTGATGAAACCTTTACCGACATCACCCCAATATTGAGTCCTGAATGGAATGTTCGTGCCAGCCTCGAAGTAGAAGTTATCGAGGATCTCTTTGTCTATTTCTCAGCGCGCTATTTGAGCGAAAGCTATTTGGAGTTGACCAACAATTCTGAATTGATCATCCCTGAATCATTCGTGGCCGACGTAGGCGTGAGGTATACTATCCTGAAAAAGTATGAAATCAAAGTAGACTTGAACAACGTTTTTGACAACCTCTACTATACCAATGGTGCTCCTATTGATAATTTTGAGGGCACCTTCAGTCCTGGATTTTTTGTTCAGCCACCGCGAAATGTATTTGCAACGCTGACAATGCGATTTTAGAAAGCATCAGCAGCTTCCAAGGCCTTTTTGAAAACGATATGCGGTGCTTCTTCCGAGTTCCAAACCGAACCGAGGAGCACCGCTCCTTCAAATCCTAAATCGGCTATTTCGGGAATTCTCTCAGCATCTACACCACCCAAGGCAAAAACGGGCT from Cryomorphaceae bacterium 1068 includes these protein-coding regions:
- the der gene encoding ribosome biogenesis GTPase Der: MPNIVAIVGRPNVGKSTLFNRLTETRDAVVDPTSGVTRDRHYGKAEWTGWEFSVIDTGGYTVNSEDVFEEEIKKQVELAIEECSSIIFLNDVTTGITDHDEAIAALLRKSDKPILTVANKVDTNDRIVQASEFYSYGLGEVYCVSAANGGGTGDLLDALVATFPEKIQEPEDDIPKISVVGKPNVGKSSFINALLGKERNIVTDQAGTTRDSVFTRYNAYGFDFNLVDTAGIRKRSKVHEDIEFYSVLRSVRSIENSDVCILILDATEGIQKQDLNIFNMIEKNGKGVVILVNKWDLVEKDTNSTKVYEDKIRDRIAPFNDVPIVFTSALTKQRIHKAIEEALSVYDRLKTRIPTSKLNEVFQPIFEFRQPPAYKGKYIRIKYLMQLPTSKVAFAFYCNLPQYIKEPYRRFLENQFRENFNLEGIPIMIFFRKK
- the metK gene encoding methionine adenosyltransferase, producing the protein MPYSFTSESVSEGHPDKIADQISDSILDNFLAFDPTSKVACETLVTTGQVVIAGEVRSDTYVDIQNIARDVITRIGYTKSEYMFEANSCGVLSALHEQSPDIYQGVDRGNPEDQGAGDQGMMFGYATNETDNYMPLALDLSHRILRVLAELRREGKEIPYLRPDAKSQVTIEYNDDHQPQKILSIVVSTQHDEFVMAESNDHATKKKAEADMCGEIRKDLINILMPRVVAQLPHHIQDLFTDDIVYHINPTGKFVIGGPHGDAGLTGRKIIVDTYGGKGAHGGGAFSGKDPSKVDRSAAYASRHIAKNLVAAGVADQVLVQVSYAIGVVEPTGVYIDTYGTSNVNLSNGEIAKKVTDLFDLRPGMIERDLKLRQPIYGESAAYGHMGRTPELVTKTFTRSNGNATVSKEVEVELFTWEKLDRVDDIKKAFGL
- the dtd gene encoding D-aminoacyl-tRNA deacylase, which codes for MKAVIQRVRKSKVEIDDEVKGEIGTGLNVLVGVGQDDTEEDANWLAAKIATLRIFNDKDGLMNLSVNEVRGDVLAISQFTLHAKTKKGTRPSYIRAAKPDLAVPLYEHFLKVLQHEVFGRVESGIFGADMKVMIENDGPVTILIDTKNKD
- the rsgA gene encoding ribosome small subunit-dependent GTPase A; protein product: MQEGLVIKSTGSWYTVETTQGEIIDCRVRGKLRIKGIRSTNPVAVGDVVDIDGGADSYVILNIHERKNYIVRKSVNLSKQSHIIAANLDLAAIVVTLKNPTTFPTFIDRFCVAAEAYHIPVAVVINKADLLDREELEMANHFLSVYASLGYQTLITSAEAAQGLEEFKNLLENKTVLLTGHSGVGKSRLVNAIDPNLNAKVGEISDFHQMGKHTTTFAQMHHLSFGGYIVDTPGIRGFGLVHFEKEELAGYFPEMRRLLPDCKYYNCIHDNEPGCAVKAALDTGEVARTRYNSYLNMLQETDEQTFRT
- a CDS encoding nucleotide pyrophosphohydrolase, with protein sequence MEIKELQEQVDAWIKQYGVRYFNELTNMAILTEEVGELARIISRRYGEQSEKESDKNKDLGDEMADVLWVLTCLANQTGIDLEKAVQKNFEKKTGRDNKRHFDNPKLKE
- the gldA gene encoding gliding motility-associated ABC transporter ATP-binding subunit GldA, with protein sequence MSIKVENVSKYYGSQAALKGVSFEVKKGEVVGFLGPNGAGKSTMMKIITTYLPADEGSVDVSGFDVNEKPIDVRKRVGYLPESNPLYHEMYIREYLSFVGGMYGLKNKKQSVEEMIEAVGLSPESHKKIGELSKGYKQRVGLAQAMLHDPEVLILDEPTSGLDPNQLEDIRSLIRKIGKEKSVLLSTHIMQEVEAICDRVIIIKKGEIVADDSMTHLKEEAVSDVVFFHVNGKLNTELIQALPGVTKVKGLGSGQYLVSAEKGNGLTGELSKLASREGLDIEELRKEERRLEDVFKSLTK
- the era gene encoding GTPase Era, which produces MAHKAGFVNIIGRPNAGKSTLMNRLVGEHISIINRKVQTTRHRITGIVNTEEYQIVYSDTPGILEPKYALQNSMMSFVKEAISDADVLLLLVDIYDKNADFFGLETPLKNLDIPIIGVLNKIDLSDQSKVEEMSDILKEKFGLKEVIPVSALHDFGVDVLERRVKELIPESPPYYEKDALTDRPMRFFVEERIREKILTHYKKEIPYSVEIQVEEYKDEENIVRISAVIYVMRKSQKGILIGHQGAGLKRVGTEARKDLEKFLDKKVFLQLYVKVDEDWRNKENKLKNYGYKG